CTCCCGTGTACCCGTGTCCGTGGCGGCCGTACTCCTCGCCCGACTCACCGATCGACTCACCGTCCGCCTCCCACGGCCCCCTCGCCGATGGCGTGGAAGGCGATCGCTGCCGAGGTGGCGACGTTGAGTGAGTCCACCCCGTCGGCCATGGGAATGCGGACCGTCACATCCGCAGCCGCGAAGGCCTGCTCGGTCAGGCCCGGCCCTTCGGAACCCAACAGCAGCGCGACGGGCCCCTGGTGCAGCTCCGCCGCATGCAGCGGCACCGCACTCGGTTGCGGAGACAGCGCGGCGATCCGGAAACCGCCGTCACTCAACAGCTTCAGATCGGCGGGCCAGGAGTGCATGCGCGCGAACGGCACACGCAACACGTGTCCCATCGACACACGGACACTGCGCCGATACAGCGGATCCGAACACCCGGACCCGAGTAGCAATCCGTCGATGCCGAGTGCGGCGGCATTGCGGAACAGCGACCCGAG
This Haloactinomyces albus DNA region includes the following protein-coding sequences:
- a CDS encoding TrmH family RNA methyltransferase; this translates as MNGVARLIEVTAVEDRRVDDFRDLSTADRRPDRPGGRGLVIAEGVVVVRRMLASPYPVRALLGVRRRIEELADEIVDLDVPAYIVDAEVMAGIVGFHLNRGVLAIADRAPEVEPAQLTATARRLAVLEGIGDHENLGSLFRNAAALGIDGLLLGSGCSDPLYRRSVRVSMGHVLRVPFARMHSWPADLKLLSDGGFRIAALSPQPSAVPLHAAELHQGPVALLLGSEGPGLTEQAFAAADVTVRIPMADGVDSLNVATSAAIAFHAIGEGAVGGGR